A region of Malaciobacter marinus DNA encodes the following proteins:
- a CDS encoding NAD(P)/FAD-dependent oxidoreductase: MLASSLKNRKTCIIETNDKIAQKIKVSGGAKCNITNSLVTCDNYLGNKDFIKKVLRNFSNDDLLKFLNSNGVYPKINPKLVKGTYFCKSSQDVIDMFTKLTTHVKKILNTKVVDIDFKDEVFIIKTSNTIIKAKKLVVASGGLSYASLGASSLAYDIAKKFGHDVSKLDPALVGFTVQKEQFWFKKLSGLSIMARVKVEDKIFNGSLLFAHKGCSGPLILNSSLYWKKGKISFDFLPKQNYKELLKSNALISSKLPLPKRFVQEFLESIKVKDKSCNTLTKEELEALSIIHNYELSPAGNFGYTKAEVTKGGINTDEIDVNSMESLKQKNLYFLGECLDVTGELGGYNFQFAFSSAITCARNI, encoded by the coding sequence ATGTTGGCATCTTCTTTAAAAAATAGAAAAACTTGTATTATTGAGACAAATGATAAAATTGCTCAAAAAATAAAAGTAAGTGGTGGAGCTAAGTGTAATATTACAAATAGTTTAGTTACCTGTGATAATTATCTTGGTAATAAAGATTTTATTAAAAAAGTATTAAGAAATTTTTCAAATGATGACTTACTTAAATTTTTAAATTCAAATGGTGTTTATCCAAAAATTAATCCAAAATTAGTAAAAGGAACATATTTTTGTAAGAGTTCACAAGATGTAATTGATATGTTTACAAAACTAACTACACATGTAAAAAAAATATTAAATACAAAAGTAGTTGATATTGATTTTAAAGATGAGGTTTTTATAATAAAAACTTCAAATACTATTATTAAAGCTAAAAAATTAGTAGTAGCTAGTGGTGGATTATCTTATGCTTCTTTAGGTGCTAGTAGTCTTGCATATGATATTGCAAAAAAATTTGGACATGATGTTTCAAAACTTGACCCAGCTTTGGTAGGATTTACTGTTCAAAAAGAGCAGTTTTGGTTTAAAAAGTTAAGTGGTTTATCAATTATGGCAAGAGTAAAAGTAGAAGATAAGATTTTTAATGGCTCTCTTTTATTTGCACATAAAGGTTGTTCAGGACCACTTATTTTAAATAGCTCACTTTATTGGAAAAAAGGAAAAATAAGTTTTGATTTTTTACCAAAACAAAATTATAAAGAGCTACTAAAATCAAATGCATTAATTAGCTCAAAACTTCCACTTCCAAAAAGATTTGTACAAGAGTTCTTAGAATCTATTAAAGTAAAAGATAAATCGTGCAATACTTTGACTAAGGAAGAGTTAGAAGCTTTAAGTATAATTCATAATTATGAATTATCACCAGCAGGAAACTTTGGATATACAAAAGCAGAAGTTACAAAAGGTGGGATTAATACAGATGAAATTGATGTAAATTCTATGGAAAGTTTAAAACAAAAAAATCTTTATTTTTTAGGTGAATGCTTAGATGTAACAGGTGAACTTGGTGGATATAATTTTCAATTTGCATTTTCAAGTGCAATAACTTGTGCTAGAAATATATAA
- a CDS encoding response regulator transcription factor, with protein MIKIAMVEDDIQLADLLTQYLKQFNIEVTNFEEPFLALSSLRIHKYDLLILDLTLPGMDGLDVCKEVVEKFNIPIIISSARSDITDKVTALQLGADDYLPKPYDPRELEVRIKTILRRYNQNNEDVKEDKKKLFKLNIEKREITKKDKYIKLTAAEYEVLSLLITREGFVVTREEIFDNSDLLNHDYESSGSLAVIINRIRQKIEDNPKEPIYLQTIRGMGYKFLQ; from the coding sequence TTGATTAAAATTGCGATGGTAGAAGATGACATTCAATTAGCTGATCTTTTAACACAATACTTAAAGCAATTTAATATTGAAGTTACGAACTTTGAAGAGCCATTTTTGGCTCTTTCAAGTTTAAGAATACATAAATATGATTTGCTTATTTTAGATTTAACACTTCCTGGAATGGATGGACTTGATGTATGTAAAGAAGTAGTAGAAAAGTTTAATATACCTATTATTATTTCAAGTGCAAGAAGTGATATTACAGATAAAGTTACAGCTTTACAATTAGGTGCAGATGATTACTTACCAAAACCATATGATCCAAGAGAATTAGAAGTTCGTATAAAGACAATTCTTCGAAGATATAATCAAAATAATGAAGATGTAAAAGAAGATAAGAAAAAACTTTTTAAACTTAATATTGAAAAAAGAGAGATAACAAAAAAAGATAAATACATAAAATTGACAGCTGCTGAGTATGAAGTTTTATCTTTATTAATAACAAGAGAAGGTTTTGTTGTAACAAGAGAAGAGATTTTTGATAATTCTGATTTATTAAATCATGATTATGAGAGTTCTGGATCTTTAGCTGTTATTATCAATAGAATTAGGCAAAAAATTGAAGATAACCCAAAAGAACCAATTTATTTACAAACTATAAGAGGAATGGGGTATAAATTTTTACAATGA
- a CDS encoding ArsS family sensor histidine kinase, with the protein MNRESIFFTITVSFFISVILVIASFTILMTHNYQNKEEQLLEKYIPIIKMVVRQHNRGIVDEGFLKTLEEINYTMFTSKEQINKITYNPKTKVLVEKKNFRNRTVFRVLKLKDKNYIYMKKHRKSLLIRDNIPHANLTQLYIILVFGIVIITIVLMYLITLRKLMPLKILKDKVKHLGDENFDFECCDTNRKDEVSQLALEFKNTAIKLKSIKEARNVFIRNIMHELKTPITKGKFLVEIKKTEHTADNLREVFNRLELLINEFASIEELISSSKNIEKNYYYIDDIVDNAIDILMIDNENVEQKYENKKVFVNYKLFSVAVKNIIDNAIKYSKDKKVTIKSEGENIIFENKGVMLKHDLKSYYEPFFGSNENNSNSFGLGLYIVFNILKANGYKLEYEYIDDTNIFKCIKEEISTK; encoded by the coding sequence ATGAATAGAGAATCAATATTTTTTACAATTACAGTAAGTTTTTTTATATCAGTTATTTTAGTAATAGCAAGTTTTACTATTTTGATGACTCACAATTATCAAAATAAAGAAGAACAATTACTTGAAAAATATATACCAATAATTAAAATGGTTGTAAGACAACATAATAGAGGTATAGTAGATGAAGGCTTTTTAAAAACTCTTGAAGAAATTAACTATACAATGTTTACAAGCAAAGAACAAATAAACAAAATAACTTATAATCCTAAAACAAAAGTACTAGTAGAAAAAAAGAATTTTAGAAATAGAACTGTATTTAGGGTGTTAAAATTAAAAGATAAAAATTATATCTATATGAAAAAACATAGAAAAAGTTTATTAATTAGAGATAATATTCCCCATGCAAATTTAACTCAATTATATATTATTCTTGTTTTTGGAATAGTTATTATAACAATTGTATTGATGTATTTGATAACTTTAAGAAAGTTGATGCCTTTAAAAATATTAAAAGATAAAGTAAAACATTTAGGTGATGAAAATTTTGATTTTGAGTGTTGTGATACAAATAGAAAAGATGAAGTTTCCCAATTGGCTTTAGAGTTTAAAAATACTGCAATAAAATTAAAGAGTATAAAAGAAGCAAGGAATGTTTTTATTAGAAATATTATGCATGAATTAAAAACACCAATTACAAAAGGGAAATTTTTAGTAGAAATAAAAAAGACTGAACATACAGCTGATAATTTAAGAGAAGTATTCAATAGATTAGAATTACTAATAAATGAATTTGCTTCAATTGAAGAGCTTATCTCTTCAAGTAAAAATATTGAAAAAAACTATTATTATATAGATGATATCGTTGATAATGCAATTGATATTTTGATGATAGATAATGAAAATGTAGAACAAAAATATGAAAATAAAAAAGTGTTTGTAAATTATAAACTATTTTCTGTCGCAGTTAAAAATATAATTGATAATGCAATAAAATATTCAAAGGATAAAAAAGTTACTATTAAATCTGAGGGCGAAAATATAATCTTTGAAAATAAAGGAGTAATGCTCAAACATGATTTAAAGTCATATTATGAACCTTTCTTTGGTTCCAATGAAAATAACTCAAACTCTTTTGGCTTAGGTTTATATATTGTTTTTAATATCTTAAAAGCAAATGGATATAAATTAGAGTATGAATACATAGATGATACTAATATATTTAAGTGTATAAAGGAAGAGATATCTACGAAATAG
- a CDS encoding TIGR00282 family metallophosphoesterase: MRIAFIGDIVGRPGRKIIKDNLQTIRKKFEIDYVIANAENASHGFGLTIKNCDELLKCGIDIITGGNHSFDKKKEMIALLETKPVLRPDNYPLGLVGSGVKVVEINGEKLAVINLMGQFSMPTVENPFNWAKKLIQSLHEENVKNIFIDFHGEATSEKRVIFMMLKGQVSAICGTHTHVSTDDLQIENSTAYLTDIGLTGCRDNVIGMDSKVPILKATTGLGGHFQIPSSCKSILQMMVIDIDDGKAINAFKIKKLCNKQELIITDAITE, translated from the coding sequence ATGAGAATAGCGTTTATTGGTGATATTGTAGGCAGACCTGGAAGAAAAATAATAAAAGATAATTTACAAACAATAAGAAAAAAGTTTGAAATTGATTATGTAATTGCAAATGCAGAAAATGCTTCTCATGGTTTTGGCTTAACAATTAAAAATTGTGATGAGTTATTAAAATGCGGGATTGATATTATAACAGGAGGTAATCACTCTTTTGATAAGAAAAAAGAGATGATAGCTTTGCTTGAAACAAAACCTGTGTTAAGACCTGATAATTATCCTTTGGGATTAGTAGGAAGTGGTGTAAAAGTAGTTGAAATAAATGGTGAAAAATTAGCGGTTATAAACTTAATGGGACAGTTTTCAATGCCTACTGTTGAAAATCCTTTTAATTGGGCAAAAAAGTTAATACAATCATTACATGAAGAAAATGTTAAAAATATATTTATTGATTTTCATGGAGAAGCTACAAGTGAAAAAAGAGTAATTTTCATGATGCTTAAAGGTCAAGTTAGTGCGATTTGCGGTACGCATACTCATGTAAGTACAGATGATTTACAAATTGAAAATTCAACAGCATATTTAACTGATATTGGATTAACAGGTTGTAGGGATAATGTAATAGGAATGGATAGCAAAGTCCCAATTTTAAAAGCTACAACAGGACTTGGAGGGCACTTTCAAATTCCAAGTTCATGCAAATCAATTTTACAAATGATGGTAATTGATATAGATGATGGAAAAGCAATAAATGCCTTTAAAATAAAAAAACTATGTAATAAACAAGAGTTAATAATAACAGATGCAATCACTGAGTAA